One genomic region from Planctomycetaceae bacterium encodes:
- a CDS encoding ABC-2 family transporter protein — protein MYHWRVFCTFFRNSLIREMTFRGNFIIQVISRMFWFGAQIALFGIIFNQVSLIKEWDQDQYFAFMATGMLINSIVEAFFMPNCAEFSEKIRTGKLDFALTKPIDTQFLISLEKVNLAMISQLLMSLALLGRSLYRIGDVPTVSQVGLYILYVTIGVMFFYSLMIATASTSVMFGRNQGLYDFWFYITVFARYPRSIYDGKSADSVEPGEAIQFLFSYIIPILLVVTIPAQIIVGRMTDWKFASVCLIVTLFGMLSARTIFHWSLNHYRSASS, from the coding sequence ATGTATCACTGGCGTGTCTTCTGCACGTTTTTTCGCAACTCTTTGATTCGCGAAATGACGTTCCGCGGTAATTTCATCATTCAGGTGATTTCACGGATGTTCTGGTTTGGCGCGCAGATCGCATTGTTCGGGATCATTTTCAATCAGGTATCGCTGATCAAAGAATGGGACCAGGACCAGTACTTCGCGTTTATGGCAACCGGGATGCTGATCAATTCCATCGTTGAAGCGTTCTTCATGCCCAACTGTGCGGAATTCAGTGAAAAGATTCGCACCGGCAAACTGGATTTTGCACTTACGAAACCCATCGACACGCAGTTCCTGATTTCGCTTGAAAAAGTCAACCTGGCGATGATCAGCCAGTTACTGATGTCACTCGCGCTTCTGGGTCGATCACTCTATCGAATTGGCGACGTTCCCACTGTCTCACAAGTTGGACTGTACATTCTTTATGTGACCATCGGAGTGATGTTTTTCTACTCCCTGATGATCGCCACAGCATCGACCAGCGTCATGTTTGGTCGAAACCAGGGCCTATACGATTTCTGGTTCTACATCACGGTCTTCGCTCGTTACCCTCGCAGTATTTACGATGGAAAATCAGCCGACTCTGTGGAGCCTGGTGAGGCAATCCAGTTCCTCTTTTCATACATCATCCCGATTCTTCTGGTTGTCACTATCCCGGCACAAATCATCGTGGGACGGATGACTGACTGGAAATTCGCCTCCGTCTGTCTGATTGTCACATTGTTTGGGATGCTGTCGGCACGCACGATTTTCCACTGGTCACTGAACCATTACCGCAGCGCAAGTAGTTAG
- a CDS encoding prolyl oligopeptidase family serine peptidase, protein MYSVIHISNRSPHRLPVSLRFLACSALFFLSVKIAFGQPPRVYRDRVEPHWFSDGQKFWYQVSTGPDQNAFILVDANTGMRLPAFDHQQVAERLSKLLTREIPASRLPVQDLEFPDDNSVLLKGPDGTFRLNVVSGELKQEAGIAKESDARLFLPVRPSRSGGSDTEIVVTNATDAPIRLLWINTGGQRQSYGNIEPGQTRRQHTFSGHCWLLAFENNEPIGCLQATDTPAEIVINADTAGSVIRRGPRNGQGRRPQADVGRSLSPDESLKAFVRDNNLWIESVASNASERQEQGTPDQKALTTDATSEMTFQLDRSRERLVGMAYDREDGSEHEADVRWSPDSGYLIALQTQRVMERRVHYIESSPADGLQPQLRSYPYLKPGDAVPVSWPRLFRRNDDGQFVEIEIERDLFANPWQLQFLRFDESDHCYWLYNERGHQTLRVLELTLSTGRIRTVVDEHSDTFIHYSSSGKFELHWLSDGRLIWASERTGWNHLYLYDVASGTVRNAITTGDWNVRRIEKIDEQNGVIWFYAVGTHPGQDPYHEHFCRVNLDGSGFAVLTDGDGTHQIDWSPDRTFFLDRYSRVDLPPVTELRSADGALVCRLEEADASETIAFRGGLPERFVAKGRDGKTDIWGIIHRPRNFDANKQYPVIENIYAGPHDHHVPKAFRSSWGHQHSIADEGAIVVQIDGMGTAWRSKAFHDVCFRNLKDAGFPDRIAWMTAAAAKYPEMDVSRVGIYGGSAGGQNAMAALLWFGDFYDVAVADCGCHDNRMDKIWWNEQWMGYPVGEHYAASSNMEHADQLQGHLMLIVGELDRNVDPASTTQVVGRLIRAGKDFDYVYVVGAGHGAGETPWASARRLRFFTEHLAMETSP, encoded by the coding sequence ATGTACAGCGTCATTCACATCAGCAACAGATCTCCGCACCGTTTGCCGGTCAGCCTGCGATTTCTGGCATGCAGTGCCCTCTTTTTTCTGTCCGTGAAGATTGCTTTCGGTCAGCCGCCGCGAGTCTACCGAGATCGTGTTGAGCCACATTGGTTCTCGGATGGTCAGAAATTCTGGTATCAGGTTTCCACCGGACCAGATCAGAACGCATTCATCCTCGTCGATGCAAATACAGGTATGCGTTTACCTGCGTTCGATCATCAGCAGGTTGCAGAGAGACTGTCGAAGTTACTGACCCGCGAGATCCCTGCATCACGATTGCCCGTGCAGGATCTGGAGTTTCCTGACGACAACTCCGTGCTGTTGAAAGGCCCTGATGGCACCTTTCGGCTGAATGTTGTTTCCGGCGAGCTGAAGCAGGAGGCAGGAATCGCGAAAGAATCAGACGCCCGATTGTTTCTGCCAGTGCGTCCTTCGCGTTCCGGCGGGAGCGATACCGAAATTGTTGTCACCAATGCGACAGATGCCCCCATCCGGTTGTTGTGGATCAATACCGGCGGGCAACGCCAAAGCTATGGCAACATTGAGCCCGGTCAAACCAGGCGGCAGCATACTTTTTCGGGACATTGCTGGCTGCTGGCATTTGAGAATAATGAACCCATTGGTTGTCTGCAGGCAACGGATACTCCTGCGGAAATCGTGATCAATGCTGATACCGCCGGCAGCGTTATCCGGCGAGGACCGCGGAATGGTCAGGGGCGACGACCGCAGGCAGATGTCGGCCGGTCTTTGTCTCCGGATGAGAGTCTGAAGGCATTTGTTCGGGATAACAATCTCTGGATCGAATCCGTCGCTTCAAATGCCAGCGAGCGGCAGGAACAGGGGACGCCGGACCAAAAGGCACTGACAACCGATGCCACGTCGGAAATGACATTCCAGCTCGATCGATCGCGGGAACGACTGGTTGGCATGGCTTATGACAGAGAGGATGGGAGTGAACACGAAGCAGATGTTCGGTGGTCTCCTGATTCCGGTTACCTGATTGCGTTGCAGACACAGCGTGTGATGGAACGCCGCGTTCATTACATCGAATCTTCACCGGCGGACGGTCTTCAGCCGCAACTGCGTTCTTATCCTTATCTTAAGCCGGGTGACGCAGTTCCTGTTTCATGGCCTCGATTGTTTCGACGGAATGACGATGGTCAGTTTGTCGAAATCGAAATCGAACGTGATCTCTTTGCGAATCCGTGGCAACTGCAATTCCTGCGGTTTGATGAATCGGACCATTGTTACTGGTTGTACAACGAACGCGGACATCAAACCCTGCGCGTCCTTGAATTGACATTATCAACAGGCAGAATTCGAACGGTCGTCGACGAGCATAGTGACACATTTATTCACTATTCGTCGAGCGGCAAGTTTGAACTGCACTGGTTATCTGATGGTCGACTGATTTGGGCCAGTGAGCGGACGGGCTGGAATCACCTGTATCTGTATGATGTTGCATCCGGGACGGTGAGAAACGCAATTACAACGGGTGACTGGAACGTTCGCCGAATCGAAAAGATTGATGAGCAGAACGGTGTTATCTGGTTTTATGCAGTTGGCACGCATCCCGGTCAGGACCCGTATCACGAGCATTTCTGTCGCGTCAATCTGGATGGATCGGGTTTTGCGGTGCTGACAGACGGTGATGGTACGCATCAGATTGACTGGTCACCGGATCGGACATTCTTTCTGGATCGATATTCGCGCGTTGATCTTCCACCAGTCACTGAACTTCGTAGCGCTGATGGTGCCCTGGTTTGCAGGCTTGAGGAGGCGGACGCATCAGAGACCATCGCGTTTCGTGGAGGTTTGCCTGAACGTTTCGTCGCGAAAGGCCGCGATGGGAAAACAGACATTTGGGGAATCATCCATCGGCCCCGTAACTTTGACGCAAACAAACAATACCCGGTCATCGAGAATATCTACGCAGGACCTCATGACCACCATGTTCCGAAGGCTTTTCGCAGTTCGTGGGGGCACCAGCATTCGATTGCGGATGAGGGTGCCATTGTTGTTCAGATCGATGGAATGGGGACGGCCTGGCGTTCAAAGGCCTTTCATGACGTGTGCTTCCGGAATCTGAAAGATGCAGGGTTTCCTGACAGAATCGCCTGGATGACCGCGGCCGCTGCAAAATACCCCGAGATGGATGTGAGTCGTGTTGGCATCTATGGCGGTTCGGCCGGTGGACAGAACGCAATGGCGGCACTGCTTTGGTTTGGTGATTTCTACGATGTCGCTGTGGCGGATTGCGGGTGCCATGACAACCGGATGGATAAAATCTGGTGGAATGAACAGTGGATGGGTTACCCGGTCGGCGAACACTATGCGGCATCTTCCAACATGGAGCATGCCGATCAGTTGCAGGGGCATCTGATGCTGATTGTCGGAGAGCTGGATCGCAATGTTGATCCTGCGTCGACAACTCAGGTTGTTGGCCGACTGATTCGTGCGGGCAAGGATTTTGACTACGTGTATGTGGTCGGGGCCGGCCATGGTGCCGGTGAAACGCCGTGGGCCTCCGCCCGCCGCCTTCGATTTTTCACAGAACACCTGGCTATGGAAACATCGCCGTAG
- the lpxD gene encoding UDP-3-O-(3-hydroxymyristoyl)glucosamine N-acyltransferase yields MQKQGSPVSARPSLSASEIANILQARLIGAPDTQVTSANVIERAAAGEICFVGDEKNLSRIRTSKARVVIVPEACAAALPESDEHSFILVDEPEQALLTIAAMFCNLRSRPQLGISSRAVVDESAHIMGNTNIHPMVVVGRDVVIGHNCDIHAGVVIGDGCQIGDHVTIHANTVIYHDSIIGNNVTIHATCVIGADGFGYRLVDGGHQRLPHYGIVRICDDVEIGAGTTIDRAKIGETLINSGTRIDNQVMIGHNCQIGRHNILISQVGFAGSVSTGDYVVCAGQAGIADHVHLGTGAIIGAKAGVHRDMPGGQAYLGTPAAPAAETGRQLMALRRLPEMRSTLKQLEKEIEILRRSIRELQSQQDPGSNHEQMRAA; encoded by the coding sequence ATGCAGAAACAGGGTTCACCAGTCAGCGCTCGTCCATCTTTGTCTGCGAGCGAAATTGCAAACATCCTACAGGCCCGCCTGATCGGCGCGCCGGACACACAGGTCACGTCCGCAAACGTCATAGAGCGCGCGGCAGCAGGTGAGATCTGTTTTGTCGGAGACGAAAAGAACCTCAGTCGAATCAGGACTTCAAAAGCCCGAGTGGTCATCGTCCCCGAAGCATGTGCTGCCGCTCTTCCGGAATCGGATGAACATTCCTTCATTCTGGTGGACGAACCCGAACAGGCATTGCTCACAATCGCGGCGATGTTCTGCAATCTTCGATCGCGACCGCAACTGGGGATCTCCTCCCGAGCTGTCGTTGATGAATCAGCTCACATTATGGGCAATACGAATATTCATCCCATGGTGGTCGTGGGGCGCGATGTTGTTATTGGACACAACTGTGACATCCATGCTGGCGTTGTCATCGGCGACGGCTGTCAGATTGGCGATCATGTCACCATTCACGCCAACACGGTGATTTACCACGATTCTATCATCGGCAATAACGTAACGATCCACGCGACATGTGTGATTGGAGCGGATGGCTTTGGATACCGGCTCGTCGATGGCGGACACCAGCGACTGCCACATTACGGAATTGTTCGCATCTGTGATGATGTCGAAATCGGCGCGGGAACCACAATCGACCGCGCGAAGATTGGCGAAACTCTGATCAACTCCGGTACACGCATCGACAACCAGGTGATGATCGGGCACAACTGCCAGATCGGTCGTCACAACATACTGATCTCTCAGGTCGGATTCGCAGGTTCTGTTTCCACAGGTGATTATGTTGTCTGCGCTGGCCAGGCGGGAATCGCTGACCACGTCCATCTCGGGACAGGCGCGATTATTGGTGCAAAAGCAGGTGTTCATCGCGACATGCCCGGTGGACAGGCATACCTGGGAACGCCCGCTGCCCCTGCTGCGGAAACGGGACGCCAGCTGATGGCACTGCGACGCCTGCCGGAAATGAGATCGACGCTCAAGCAGCTTGAAAAAGAAATCGAGATACTTCGCAGATCCATTCGCGAACTACAGTCACAGCAAGACCCCGGCTCGAACCATGAGCAGATGCGTGCTGCGTGA
- a CDS encoding glycerophosphodiester phosphodiesterase, whose translation MYRNLILLCMTLNMSASVSFGQKIVGHRGASFDAPENTLAAFREAWAQGADGVEGDFYVTKDNQIVCIHDSDAKRTGGTKLVVKDSTLAELRELEYGGWKSPKFHGEPIPTFAEVMALIPKGKLFVIELKTGPEIIPLLKTELDRLKPDRSQLLIIAFKAETVMESKRVLPDIRVHWLTGYKQNKITGQWTPTVEEVAKTLKATSADGFGTQGNRAIVTPKFIETLRQRGLKEFHVWTVDDPEDARYFQSLGAIGITTNKPAVIRESLLTTGGPVKPARD comes from the coding sequence ATGTATCGAAATCTAATCCTGCTTTGCATGACCCTGAATATGTCAGCATCTGTTTCCTTCGGGCAGAAGATTGTTGGACACAGAGGAGCCTCGTTTGATGCTCCGGAAAATACGCTTGCGGCATTCAGGGAAGCCTGGGCACAGGGTGCGGATGGTGTTGAGGGTGACTTTTACGTCACAAAGGACAACCAGATTGTCTGCATCCATGATTCCGATGCGAAACGTACCGGCGGCACGAAGCTTGTCGTCAAAGATTCGACTCTGGCAGAACTTCGAGAACTGGAATACGGCGGCTGGAAGTCGCCGAAGTTTCACGGGGAACCAATCCCAACATTTGCTGAAGTGATGGCACTGATTCCCAAAGGGAAGCTGTTCGTCATCGAGCTCAAGACAGGGCCGGAGATTATTCCGCTGCTGAAAACGGAACTCGACCGATTAAAGCCGGATCGATCACAGCTCTTAATCATTGCCTTCAAGGCAGAGACGGTCATGGAATCCAAACGTGTGCTGCCGGATATCCGGGTTCACTGGTTAACCGGCTACAAGCAGAACAAGATTACTGGTCAGTGGACACCTACCGTCGAAGAAGTCGCAAAGACACTGAAGGCCACCAGCGCAGACGGGTTCGGAACTCAGGGGAACCGAGCCATTGTTACCCCGAAATTCATTGAGACGTTACGTCAACGTGGTTTGAAGGAATTTCACGTCTGGACAGTCGACGATCCGGAAGACGCACGCTATTTCCAGTCGCTGGGGGCAATTGGCATTACCACCAACAAACCGGCTGTCATTCGGGAATCTCTTCTAACCACAGGCGGTCCCGTAAAGCCCGCCAGAGACTGA
- a CDS encoding PDZ domain-containing protein, whose translation MSAHPFLNEPPVCHRRKQVCFRAVVCSVTTGCLLISFAWPVTADEDPSLAAGVQVSESASGTASESPEAILNSQIEQLVSDSFEQRQAAAMKLRELPADQVPLLLAAAERSEQVEVVQRVMALLDAFYVSDDAEKVQVASELLETAAANPRWSVAESSRDILNRHESRRFALTRTSLEQMGAFFSSLHSTSLNGVFRQPFSAGMLQVNLDSEWKGSERGLQLLVRLAEMFDPSSPAGSPRVGLYLIDGHPLKDEDVVVLKAAFGDARVVSRGKVCLGITNDPSRNDATGCRVSEVRRGTSADQGGIQPGDLIVAVDQVRIKDFDHLVELLKDYDIGVVVKMEILREPDLSGRFDAPRGPLFPEFRQLQEPPLEPEKPDNSDDDVKPDDRLRNRRRTLDVKLLGWRSVQSLEDE comes from the coding sequence ATGTCTGCACACCCATTTCTCAACGAGCCGCCTGTCTGCCACAGACGAAAGCAGGTCTGCTTCAGAGCGGTCGTTTGTTCGGTAACGACTGGCTGTCTGCTGATCAGCTTCGCTTGGCCCGTGACAGCAGATGAGGATCCATCGCTTGCTGCTGGCGTTCAGGTATCCGAATCAGCTTCGGGGACAGCATCCGAATCTCCGGAAGCGATTCTGAACAGCCAGATTGAGCAGCTTGTTTCGGATTCGTTCGAACAACGTCAGGCGGCAGCCATGAAATTGCGGGAGTTGCCGGCAGACCAGGTCCCTTTACTTTTAGCTGCCGCAGAACGGTCAGAACAGGTTGAAGTCGTTCAGAGAGTGATGGCATTGCTGGATGCGTTCTATGTGAGTGATGACGCAGAAAAAGTTCAGGTGGCGTCCGAGCTTCTGGAAACGGCCGCCGCAAATCCAAGATGGTCGGTTGCTGAGTCGTCCAGAGATATTCTGAATCGTCACGAATCTCGGCGTTTTGCTTTGACCAGAACCAGTCTTGAGCAAATGGGGGCGTTCTTCAGCAGTCTGCATTCCACCTCACTGAATGGTGTGTTTCGTCAGCCTTTCTCCGCAGGGATGTTGCAGGTAAACCTGGACAGCGAATGGAAGGGCAGTGAACGTGGACTACAACTGCTGGTTCGTCTTGCCGAAATGTTTGATCCTTCGTCTCCGGCAGGTTCGCCGAGGGTCGGATTGTATCTGATCGATGGACATCCGTTGAAAGATGAGGATGTTGTTGTATTGAAGGCGGCATTCGGAGACGCTCGGGTTGTTTCCCGCGGCAAAGTTTGTCTTGGGATTACCAACGATCCGAGCAGGAACGATGCAACGGGTTGCAGAGTATCCGAAGTGCGCCGGGGGACGTCTGCCGATCAGGGAGGTATTCAGCCTGGTGACCTGATCGTTGCCGTTGATCAGGTTCGCATCAAAGATTTCGACCATTTGGTTGAGTTGCTGAAGGACTACGATATCGGGGTTGTTGTCAAAATGGAGATCCTGCGTGAGCCTGATCTTTCCGGTCGATTCGATGCGCCACGCGGGCCGCTGTTCCCGGAATTTCGTCAGCTGCAGGAGCCGCCTCTGGAGCCTGAAAAGCCCGATAACAGTGACGACGATGTTAAACCTGATGACCGATTACGGAACAGAAGACGAACTCTGGATGTGAAGCTGCTGGGTTGGCGTTCGGTACAGAGTCTTGAGGACGAGTAA
- the lpxI gene encoding UDP-2,3-diacylglucosamine diphosphatase LpxI (LpxI, functionally equivalent to LpxH, replaces it in LPS biosynthesis in a minority of bacteria.), with translation MSVFSDQSDSPILLPFRNARAAGVNPFDAENFDISEGISSEPIRVGLLAGAGDFPIKFAQAARNAGHYVFGLGVAGMASDELYEACDRFRTAPLARLGKAIRLFRRAGVDRIVMAGKIEKTVLFHPFRWLRLMPDWRTIHMWLRYARENKKDDTLLLAVIREFERDGLVFDSALRFCPELLVKHGFLTSRKPTSAQWKDIRFGWELAREMGRLDIGQTVVINDTAVIAVEAIEGTDKCIRRAGELCRRGGFTVVKVAKPNQDMRFDVPTVGVETIKTMHEAGGRVLAIEAGLTIILDPQEVAEVADKLGIAVVAVNTEELALRVAA, from the coding sequence ATGTCTGTTTTCTCAGATCAATCCGATTCACCCATATTGCTGCCATTTCGCAATGCCAGGGCTGCCGGTGTGAATCCTTTTGACGCAGAGAACTTCGATATCAGTGAAGGAATCAGTTCAGAACCCATCCGAGTCGGCCTGCTTGCCGGCGCCGGCGACTTCCCCATTAAGTTCGCTCAGGCTGCTCGCAATGCAGGACATTACGTGTTCGGGCTTGGCGTCGCAGGAATGGCATCTGACGAACTGTATGAAGCCTGCGACCGATTTCGGACCGCCCCACTGGCGAGGCTTGGAAAGGCGATTCGGCTCTTTCGCCGCGCTGGGGTTGATCGAATTGTGATGGCGGGAAAGATCGAAAAAACGGTCCTGTTTCATCCGTTTCGCTGGCTTCGGTTGATGCCGGACTGGCGAACAATCCATATGTGGCTTCGCTACGCTCGCGAAAACAAAAAAGATGACACCCTTCTGCTGGCAGTCATTCGGGAATTCGAGCGCGACGGCCTGGTCTTTGATTCGGCACTCAGATTCTGCCCGGAGCTTCTCGTGAAACACGGATTCCTAACCTCCCGGAAACCCACCTCCGCTCAGTGGAAAGATATTCGATTCGGATGGGAACTTGCCCGAGAAATGGGTCGCCTGGACATCGGACAGACAGTGGTGATCAACGACACCGCCGTCATTGCTGTTGAGGCGATTGAAGGCACCGACAAGTGCATTCGCCGAGCCGGCGAACTTTGTCGTCGCGGCGGATTCACTGTGGTGAAAGTCGCCAAACCCAATCAGGACATGCGATTTGATGTTCCAACCGTTGGTGTTGAGACAATCAAGACCATGCATGAAGCCGGCGGAAGAGTTCTGGCCATTGAGGCTGGCTTGACCATCATTCTGGATCCGCAGGAAGTCGCCGAGGTTGCGGACAAACTGGGAATTGCCGTCGTTGCTGTGAACACAGAAGAACTGGCTCTGCGAGTTGCTGCGTGA
- a CDS encoding L-lactate permease, with amino-acid sequence MEHQTGLALTAILPILAVGVLLVGLKWPAKRAMPVCFLLAASLAAFIWKVPFLQVAAASTAGLIISAELLYIVFGAILLLNVMEQSGAMDVIRQSFHSITPDRRIQAIIIAWLFGSFIEGAAGFGTPAAIAVPLLIGLGFPPLAAVMAGMMIQCTPVSFGAVGTPILVGVSSGLSNDPDVTSWMQASGYAGIRECLEAVGFRVALLHVAAGSLVPLFLVCVLTSQFGERRSIRDGLAVWKFALFSALAMELPYLMVAGFLGPEFPSLLGGLIGLTIVVPAARRGWLLKGAGSPWLFAGEGILNRSDTAGELKISPGKQIQATSGNSYRSTVTAWSPYVVVALLLVASRLKVLPLQSWMKSVAFEYADIFGTSISKKTEPLFLPGTIFLMAALYCVFIFRMKGAAIRRALSVSMSTILKASTALVFTVPMVQVFINSDGGLAGYDKMPLVLASGVESWVGGLWPLFSPFIGGFGAAVAGSNTVSNMMLSLFQFDVGLRLQFDPLWIVALQAVGGAAGNTICVHNVVAASAVGGLSGQEGTIIRRTLPLFIYYAGVVGVIGYLIVTLGG; translated from the coding sequence GTGGAGCATCAGACGGGGCTAGCCCTGACGGCGATTTTACCGATTCTGGCTGTCGGGGTGTTGTTGGTTGGACTGAAGTGGCCCGCGAAACGAGCGATGCCAGTTTGTTTCCTGCTGGCTGCTTCGTTGGCCGCCTTTATCTGGAAAGTGCCGTTCCTTCAGGTCGCTGCTGCCTCAACGGCCGGTCTGATCATCTCGGCCGAATTACTCTACATCGTCTTCGGTGCCATCCTGCTTCTGAATGTGATGGAGCAGTCCGGGGCAATGGATGTGATCCGCCAGTCGTTCCATTCCATCACTCCGGATCGACGCATTCAGGCCATTATCATTGCCTGGCTATTTGGCTCATTCATTGAGGGAGCTGCGGGATTCGGCACACCTGCCGCGATTGCTGTACCGCTACTCATTGGCCTGGGGTTCCCGCCTCTGGCGGCTGTCATGGCCGGGATGATGATTCAGTGTACCCCGGTTTCCTTCGGCGCGGTGGGCACACCTATTTTGGTTGGTGTCAGCTCCGGCCTGTCCAACGACCCGGATGTCACGTCGTGGATGCAGGCTTCCGGATACGCCGGGATTCGAGAGTGTCTTGAAGCGGTTGGCTTCCGCGTGGCGTTGCTGCATGTTGCCGCGGGTTCCCTTGTCCCGCTGTTTCTGGTGTGTGTGTTAACGAGTCAGTTTGGCGAACGAAGAAGTATTCGCGATGGACTGGCTGTCTGGAAGTTTGCGCTGTTTTCAGCTTTGGCGATGGAGCTGCCGTATTTGATGGTTGCCGGATTTCTTGGTCCTGAATTCCCGTCTCTGCTGGGCGGCCTGATCGGCCTGACGATTGTGGTTCCTGCTGCACGTCGAGGTTGGCTGTTGAAAGGAGCTGGAAGTCCGTGGTTGTTTGCGGGTGAAGGCATCCTGAACAGGTCGGACACCGCCGGGGAACTGAAGATTTCCCCGGGCAAACAGATTCAGGCCACCTCCGGCAATTCATACCGCTCCACTGTGACAGCATGGAGTCCATACGTTGTTGTCGCCCTGTTGCTGGTGGCATCCAGGCTGAAGGTCTTACCACTGCAAAGCTGGATGAAGTCTGTCGCGTTTGAGTATGCAGACATTTTTGGAACCTCGATCTCCAAAAAAACGGAGCCACTGTTTCTGCCGGGGACCATCTTCCTGATGGCTGCACTTTATTGCGTCTTTATTTTCAGGATGAAAGGTGCGGCGATCAGGCGGGCTCTTTCAGTCTCCATGTCGACGATTCTGAAGGCATCAACCGCTTTGGTCTTTACTGTGCCGATGGTTCAGGTATTCATCAACAGCGATGGCGGTCTGGCAGGCTATGACAAGATGCCCCTTGTGCTGGCGAGTGGAGTTGAGAGTTGGGTTGGCGGCCTCTGGCCACTCTTCTCACCATTCATCGGCGGTTTTGGGGCTGCGGTCGCAGGCAGCAATACGGTCAGCAATATGATGCTGTCGCTGTTTCAATTTGATGTGGGACTTCGATTGCAGTTTGATCCGTTGTGGATTGTTGCCCTGCAGGCTGTTGGTGGAGCCGCTGGCAATACAATCTGCGTGCACAATGTCGTCGCGGCCTCAGCTGTCGGTGGCCTGTCGGGGCAGGAAGGAACGATCATCCGACGAACTCTGCCACTGTTCATTTATTATGCCGGCGTCGTCGGAGTCATAGGGTATCTGATTGTGACGCTTGGAGGTTGA
- the bcp gene encoding thioredoxin-dependent thiol peroxidase: protein MADWIEEGKKAPAFTLKATDGSTVKLSALKGSIVVLYFYPRDNTPGCTREACAFRDRSSEIAALGAKVLGVSTDDVASHKKFTEKFDLNFPLLADTEHEVAEKYGAWREKNMYGKKSMGIQRSTFIIDAEGVVAKVWKRVSVDGHDEKVIEALKEMQSAS from the coding sequence ATGGCGGACTGGATTGAAGAGGGCAAGAAAGCCCCGGCGTTCACGCTGAAAGCGACTGATGGCAGTACGGTGAAGTTGTCAGCTTTGAAAGGCTCAATTGTCGTTCTGTACTTCTACCCTCGCGATAATACGCCCGGGTGTACCCGAGAAGCCTGTGCGTTTCGGGACCGATCATCAGAGATAGCGGCACTGGGGGCAAAAGTTCTGGGTGTCAGTACGGACGATGTCGCAAGCCATAAGAAGTTCACGGAGAAGTTTGATCTGAATTTTCCTCTGCTGGCTGACACGGAGCATGAGGTGGCCGAAAAATACGGCGCGTGGCGCGAAAAAAATATGTATGGCAAAAAGTCGATGGGGATACAGAGATCGACATTCATCATCGATGCAGAAGGTGTCGTCGCAAAAGTCTGGAAACGCGTTTCTGTGGACGGTCACGATGAGAAGGTCATCGAGGCTTTGAAAGAAATGCAATCCGCTTCCTGA
- a CDS encoding DUF167 domain-containing protein: MTNLSTSLTETADGILLRVFVQPKARRRHIVGMHQDRLKLSVTEPPDKGKANSGVIALLSEILEIPKSSITLVRGEISRQKDILLKGISPEIAIERIRLQLPHN; encoded by the coding sequence GTGACCAACCTGAGCACGTCGTTGACGGAAACCGCAGACGGAATCCTGCTGCGTGTGTTTGTTCAACCCAAAGCCCGCCGCAGACACATTGTCGGCATGCACCAGGACCGACTGAAGCTGTCTGTCACTGAACCTCCCGACAAAGGCAAAGCCAACAGCGGAGTCATTGCCCTGTTGTCAGAGATACTTGAGATTCCAAAATCGTCGATCACACTGGTTCGTGGTGAAATCAGCAGGCAAAAAGACATCCTTCTGAAGGGTATCTCTCCTGAGATCGCCATAGAACGAATTCGCCTTCAGTTACCCCACAACTGA
- a CDS encoding DUF6800 family protein: MGRTERTREIARRRKRKVQLLKMRTRFAAATSESEKAEILAKARRMSPFIELEAAAG, from the coding sequence ATGGGACGTACCGAACGAACACGAGAAATTGCTCGCCGCCGCAAACGTAAAGTGCAACTGCTGAAAATGCGCACTCGCTTTGCTGCCGCTACCTCTGAATCAGAGAAGGCAGAGATTCTGGCAAAGGCTCGCCGCATGAGCCCGTTTATCGAGCTGGAAGCGGCTGCAGGCTAA
- the rpmA gene encoding 50S ribosomal protein L27, producing MAHKKGQGSSRNGRDSNAQRRGIKKYGGEAVVAGNILARQCGTKWHAGKNVGIGCDYTLYALCDGTVLFDRNGRRMNVVPAESN from the coding sequence ATGGCTCATAAGAAGGGACAAGGCTCCAGCCGCAACGGTCGCGACTCAAATGCGCAGCGTCGAGGCATCAAGAAGTACGGCGGCGAAGCTGTTGTCGCAGGAAATATCCTCGCGCGTCAGTGCGGCACAAAATGGCATGCCGGAAAGAACGTTGGCATTGGCTGTGACTACACGCTGTACGCACTTTGCGACGGAACCGTGCTGTTTGACCGCAACGGTCGACGCATGAATGTTGTACCTGCCGAATCCAACTGA